Part of the Nostoc sp. ATCC 53789 genome, TGTTTGAAAGCACCAATCCACCACTAAGTGGCAAATACCTCAAGGATGCATACGGTGAACCCACTCAAGGTAAAAACTGGCATGTTACCATTCGTTTCGACCAAAAGGGTGGTGAACTGTTTGCCAATTTGACGAAAAATCTTGCTGGTACTGGGCGGGCTATTGGTGTTTTTCTAGACAATGAACTAATCAGCGCTCCTAGTGTGGGTATAGAATTTGCTGCCGCAGGTATTACTGGTGGCTCTGCCATAATTACAGGACGGTTTACTGCACAAGAAGCTAATGACTTGGGTGTACAACTACGTGGTGGCGCATTACCCGTACCAGTAGAAATCGCAGAAAGGCGGACAGTAGGGGCAACATTAGGTAAAGATAGTATTCAAAGCAGTATTTATGCTGGGGTTGGTGGTCTGACTTTAGTATTAATCTTCATGGTGTTTTACTATCGATTACCAGGACTGATTGCGGATGTATCACTAGTGATTTATTCCCTTTTAACTTGGGCAACCTTTGCTTTATTGGGTGTCACCCTAACTTTGCCGGGAATTGCCGGTTTTATCCTCAGTATTGGGATGGCAGTTGATGCCAATGTCCTAATTTTTGAACGGACACGGGAAGAATTACGAGCAGGTAAATCTCTGTATCGTTCAGTAGAATCTGGTTTTTACCGAGCATTTTCTAGTATTTTAGATAGCAATGTCACTACATGGATTGCTTGTGCTGCCCTGTTTTGGCTGGGGTCTGGTTTAGTCAAAGGTTTTGCTCTTACCTTAGCTTTGGGGGTGGCTGTGAGTATGTTTACCGCAATTACTTGTAGTCGGACATTGCTGTTTTTGGCAATTTCAATTCCCTCTTTGCGGAAGACAGAACTTTTCTGTCCAAACCTGCCAACATCGAATAAGGCAGAGGTGACTCCATGAAACTGAGTATTAACAAATCGCGATCGCTTTGGTGGACTATTTCTGCTGCGATTATTATTGCCGGTATTATCTCAATGGTGATTTCTTGGCAACAACCCAATATTCACGCACCCTTACGCCCCGGTTTAGATTTTATCGGTGGTACACGGTTACAGTTTGTCCGAGATTGCACCAAACCAGGCAATTGTGACAAACCAATTGATATCAATGCTGTTCGGGAAGTAGCAAAAGCGCAGGGACTGGGTGATAGCAGCATCCAACTGATCTCCGAAAATGGTGCAGAAAATGGTGTACTAATTCGGACAAAAGATTTGACTGTAGATCAGCGCACCAAGTTGCAAAATTCTTTAAGCGAAGAAATTGGGGTTTTTGATCCGCAAAAAAATCAAATTGACTCTGTTGGCCCTACGCTGGGAAAAGAACTGTTGAGGTCTGGGCTATTAGCTCTGATAGTTTCCTTCATCGGTATTACTATCTATATGAGCTTCCGCTTCCAGTTAGATTATGCCGTGTTTGCGATCGTTGCCCTCTTTCACGATATCTTAATCACAGTTGGGGCTTTTTCACTTTTGGGTTTGGTAGCGGGCATCGAGGTAGATAGCCTTTTTATCGTCGCCTTACTGACCATCACAGGTTTCTCAGTCAACGACACAGTGGTGATTTATGATCGCATTCGAGAAACCATTAAAATCAATCCTGAACGCCCAATTGCCGAAATTGTCGATGATGCGGTTAACCAAACTCTGACAAGATCAATCAACACGACCTTAACCGTGTTGCTGACATTAACTTCCATCTTTCTATTTGGTGGAGAAACACTGAGATATTTCGCTCTAGCTTTGATTATTGGGTTCACGATGGGAGCTTATTCAAGTATTTTCATCGCCAGTACTCTCCTCACTTGGTGGCGAGAAAGGGATCAATCCCAAGTTGTAGAAAGCGTAGAGCCGATTGATACATCCGCCAGTTCTCAGGATAGTTAAACTTGTGTGCATTTCACAATTGGGTTAAAGCATTTTAAATTGCTCACTCGTGCTTTGGAATTTTATTCTTCTATGGATCAACCTGAAGAACCATTAATCCCTAATCCAGAATTTGAGAACTCTGACGCATCCTTTATTCAACAAGTGCAAAGGCTACACAAGCTGACATTATACGGTAGATGGCTGTTTGTCGGCTGTTTGTGGCTCACCATTGCGCCTGTTAGCTTGTGGGGTCTACGTTCAGAAATTTCTCTGTGGCAACAATATTTTACCTGGGTAGCGGTGCGATATGGACTCTTCTACCATCCACTGTCTACCTTCGGTTTAGCCTTTTGTATTGGGATGACTGCTGCTGTTTTAGTTTGGCAAAGTCGGAATATCTTATTTGGACTCCCAAAGCCGGAAAAACAACGTTTAGAAAAACAAGTTTATCGGATACGTCAGCAGGGGCCAAGTCATCCTCTGTGGAAGTGGGTTTGTCATTAATTTTTCTTTCTCGTTGCATATACATATACACGTACAGCAATTTTTAGCAAAATATGACTTAAATATACAAAGTATTGCCAAAAGTGGATGCCATAAATGAACGAGTCTCAGATTCAATTTAGCGAACGCAAATCTGAAATTGACCTTTACCAACTCCAAGAACTGTTAAACGTTTCAGCTTTCTGGGCAAAGGGACGCAGTATTGAAGATTTAGGTATAGCTGTTGCCAATAGTGAACCAGTGATTTATGTCTCGGATAGCGATCGACTCATTGGCTTTGCTAGAGCAACATCTGATGGCATATATCGCGCCACAATTTGGGATGTTGTCATTCATCCAGAGTATCAAAGTAGTGGGTTGGGAAGCAAGTTAGTAGAAACCGTTTTGTGTCATCCCCGCATGAGGTGGGTTGAGCGCGTTTATCTGATGACTACTCACCGGCAGGGCTTCTACGAAAAGATGGGTTTTCAAACCAACACCACCACTACAATGGTGCTACATAATCTAGCTAACCGTGTTTTTGTTTCTGCTACAGAAGTTCAGCTTCAGGAATCACTAGGGGGATAGAGATTTGTAGTCTGGTAATCTCCTGATGTGGTTCCTTGGCAATGGTCGAAGGCAGGATTTCTAACTTTCCTCCCATAACTTCCACTAAAGTCTGATTGATTAATAGTCTCATTCCTGGGGAAAGAGCAGCCTTTTGATCAATCTGGATCTGCTGCTCATCAGATTTGAGCAAATCAATCGGCTCGCTCAAAGGTACAGCATGAGTTGGAATATCCAGCCAAATGGTTACAAAGTTATTTGTAGGTAGGGTATTACTAGAAATACAAATACTGCCTTCCTCCATTTGAGTAATGGCAGTGTCTATTAAACTGATCAATATTTGGCGGAGCCAGAGATAATCTGCTAAAACATAAATTTCTGGATCGGCGGGTAACAATTGCAAGGGAAAATTGCGATTAGCCGCCAGCATATAAGTTAATTTATGAACCTCTTCCAAAATTTGCGCTAACGGTCGGGGCTGAATATCTAATTTATTAGTACCGTGTTCCGTTCTCGCAACGGTGAGAATTTCATCTATCAGCTTGAGTAGCTTCAGCGTTCGTTCGTGAGCTTGGCCAATAAATTCTCTTTCTTCAGCCGGATCTTCACATAAATCTGACAAAATTAATTGATGCAAGCCAATCAAACCATTGAGAGGCGATCGCAATTCATGGGTAGTTCGTGCCAAAAAACCAGCTTTAAACTGGCTCATTTCCCTTGCCATAAAGTATGCCAGCTGCGTTTGCTGTAGCTGTTGTGATATCAGTGGCATCTCCTCTTGATCTAATGGCGCTATTAGGGATGAGCTAGGTGAAAAATTTGCTGATGCCTGCGGCGGGCGTAACCATAGCACAAATAACCGATAGAAAATCATACCTAGTGCGAGTCCTGCTCCTAGATATATCCAGTTGCTCCAATTCATAATTAGGCAATTATTAACTTGTTAATTGACCACAACAGCGCAAACTAAAGTTCCAGATTTATCTGTTGTGAAAATCAGGAAAACAACATTATAACTACCTATATTTATTTATCACTCGAAAAATCTAACTTTATCGCACCTTGTCGTAAAATCTGCCAATTTATGCCTGTCCATTTAGCAACGGTGGAAGGTATTCCCATTGCTGCTTTTTCACCCTGACATTCTAGAGTCAAAACCTGGGGAAACTGAGTCTCAATTTCTGCCATCGTTTGCAAAGGTGGCTGACCGGAAAAATTAGCGCTAGTGGTAGCAAGGGGGCCTGTTTGCGCCAAAATAGTTTGAGCGATCGCACTGTTCGGGACTCGAATACCAATTGTCGTTGGATCGACAGGGTTCATGACTTTTGGCAATCGTTCACTTGCTGGCAAAACTAATGTCAGCCCTCCTGGCCAATGTTTCTTAACTAGTTCTTGCCAAACTTTATACTCGTTTTTACTACCTTTAACATAGAGCCACAAATCTTCAGCACTAGCAGCCATCAAAATCAAAGGTTTGTCTTGACTGCGTTGCTTCGCCGTAAAAATTAACCCGGCTTTTTCTGGTATCGCCGCAAGTGCAGGAACAGTATCAGTAGGAAAGCTTACCAAAAGACCAGCCCGTGCGCCAGCTATGAGATTTGTTAAAGAAACTTGTGTCATTTTTATGGGTACAGGTATAGAGTATGGAGCATTTTCCCTATGCGCTATGCCCCATGCTCCATACCCTATTTCCTAACTTTTGTAGGCAAGGGCAAAGCGTTCAATTCCAGCTAAATCAGCGTGAATTTGAATCTTACAATAGCTACCTTGATTTTGCAAAAGTTTTCGCACTACATCCGCCTGTCCTGCCATCATCTCAATTAACCATACACCGCCAGATTGTAAATAACTGGGAGAAATTTCTATCAAATGGCGAATGCAATCTAAACCATCACCGCCACCATCCAAAGCTAGATGTGGTTCATGGTTAACTACTTCTGGTTGCAATGTAGCTAAGGTGCTGGTGGGTATGTAAGGAGGATTCGACACCATACCACTAAACTGACCTTTGAGAAATGCTAGTGGTTCCCACCAAGAACCTTGATAAAATTTAATCCGGTCAGCAAAACCCAAATTAGCAGCGTTGGTTCGGGCGATCGCTAGAGCTTCTAAACTGTAATCAACTGCATGAATTGTTGCTTTTGGCAAGACATCTGCTAATCCGATGGCGATCGCTCCACTCCCAGTACCTAAATCTGCCCAATGCCCTGAGACACCGCTTGCTGCTAAAGCTAAATCAATTAAGCTCTCTGTCTCTGGTCTAGGAATCAAAACGGCACTTGACACCGCGATTTGAAAGTTACGCCAAGGTGTCACTCCGGCAATATACTGCACTGGTAAGCGATCGTTTAATCGCCTCTGCCATAGCTGGTCTAACTTTTCTAGAGGTAATTGCAGCTGAATTTGCGGCCAGTTTTTAAAAGACTCCAAACGCAGTGCCAAGCGGTCTAACCCAGCAACTTCTAAGAGTAGCCAATCTACCTCCATTGTTGGGACATCAGTGGCGATCGCTGCTTTAAGGGCTGCATTTCGCCACTGCCAAAGTTTTAAACCAGAAACTATCAGATGCTTCTCCCCCATGCCTCAACCTTGGAGTACATAACCGTTATTTTTTCGGAGCGGGCGCAGCAGCTGGCGATTGATTCGGCGCAAGTGAGCGAATAAAATTGATGGACTCTCGTGATGGATACAGAACAATTTTATTGATACTAGGGTCGCTGCTGCTATTGAGAGCCTCCATAACACCGTACAAATCTACTACCTGAATTTCAGTGTTCTCTGCTTCCTTGGGCACGGCTTTTTTGAATTGGTCTAACAGAGCCACTGCTTGCTCTTTTTCAAAGAAAAATGGGATGAATCGCTCGTTGCCTTTTGCCAGGGGAATGGTCAAATAGCTATTATCTTTCTTAAATTTGGGTACAAATAAGGGAATCCCATTAAATTGCTCCCCTTTTTTACCATTTTGATTCAGCATACTTGTTGCTGAAGCTACCTGTGCTTGCGTCGGCACTAAAGTATAAATTACAGAGTCTGATTTCTTTTTGCTTTCTTGGACTATTTTATAGTAGTCTGCCAGGGATAAAGGTCTCA contains:
- the secD gene encoding protein translocase subunit SecD, which produces MQRQRSLLILILVLIIAAFTVIATIPIPLGLDLRGGSQLTIQVKPSAEIPKITERELEGVKRVVEGRINGLGVSEPVIQTVGTDKILVQLPGVNDPEQAERVLGGTAQLEFRTQKPNTETQLLAFQASRAELKAKQEELRKSTDKAAIAKNQEDLQKNNQAIAELFESTNPPLSGKYLKDAYGEPTQGKNWHVTIRFDQKGGELFANLTKNLAGTGRAIGVFLDNELISAPSVGIEFAAAGITGGSAIITGRFTAQEANDLGVQLRGGALPVPVEIAERRTVGATLGKDSIQSSIYAGVGGLTLVLIFMVFYYRLPGLIADVSLVIYSLLTWATFALLGVTLTLPGIAGFILSIGMAVDANVLIFERTREELRAGKSLYRSVESGFYRAFSSILDSNVTTWIACAALFWLGSGLVKGFALTLALGVAVSMFTAITCSRTLLFLAISIPSLRKTELFCPNLPTSNKAEVTP
- the secF gene encoding protein translocase subunit SecF; this translates as MKLSINKSRSLWWTISAAIIIAGIISMVISWQQPNIHAPLRPGLDFIGGTRLQFVRDCTKPGNCDKPIDINAVREVAKAQGLGDSSIQLISENGAENGVLIRTKDLTVDQRTKLQNSLSEEIGVFDPQKNQIDSVGPTLGKELLRSGLLALIVSFIGITIYMSFRFQLDYAVFAIVALFHDILITVGAFSLLGLVAGIEVDSLFIVALLTITGFSVNDTVVIYDRIRETIKINPERPIAEIVDDAVNQTLTRSINTTLTVLLTLTSIFLFGGETLRYFALALIIGFTMGAYSSIFIASTLLTWWRERDQSQVVESVEPIDTSASSQDS
- a CDS encoding GNAT family N-acetyltransferase, giving the protein MNESQIQFSERKSEIDLYQLQELLNVSAFWAKGRSIEDLGIAVANSEPVIYVSDSDRLIGFARATSDGIYRATIWDVVIHPEYQSSGLGSKLVETVLCHPRMRWVERVYLMTTHRQGFYEKMGFQTNTTTTMVLHNLANRVFVSATEVQLQESLGG
- a CDS encoding HAMP domain-containing sensor histidine kinase, giving the protein MNWSNWIYLGAGLALGMIFYRLFVLWLRPPQASANFSPSSSLIAPLDQEEMPLISQQLQQTQLAYFMAREMSQFKAGFLARTTHELRSPLNGLIGLHQLILSDLCEDPAEEREFIGQAHERTLKLLKLIDEILTVARTEHGTNKLDIQPRPLAQILEEVHKLTYMLAANRNFPLQLLPADPEIYVLADYLWLRQILISLIDTAITQMEEGSICISSNTLPTNNFVTIWLDIPTHAVPLSEPIDLLKSDEQQIQIDQKAALSPGMRLLINQTLVEVMGGKLEILPSTIAKEPHQEITRLQISIPLVIPEAELL
- a CDS encoding L-threonylcarbamoyladenylate synthase — its product is MTQVSLTNLIAGARAGLLVSFPTDTVPALAAIPEKAGLIFTAKQRSQDKPLILMAASAEDLWLYVKGSKNEYKVWQELVKKHWPGGLTLVLPASERLPKVMNPVDPTTIGIRVPNSAIAQTILAQTGPLATTSANFSGQPPLQTMAEIETQFPQVLTLECQGEKAAMGIPSTVAKWTGINWQILRQGAIKLDFSSDK
- the prmC gene encoding peptide chain release factor N(5)-glutamine methyltransferase: MGEKHLIVSGLKLWQWRNAALKAAIATDVPTMEVDWLLLEVAGLDRLALRLESFKNWPQIQLQLPLEKLDQLWQRRLNDRLPVQYIAGVTPWRNFQIAVSSAVLIPRPETESLIDLALAASGVSGHWADLGTGSGAIAIGLADVLPKATIHAVDYSLEALAIARTNAANLGFADRIKFYQGSWWEPLAFLKGQFSGMVSNPPYIPTSTLATLQPEVVNHEPHLALDGGGDGLDCIRHLIEISPSYLQSGGVWLIEMMAGQADVVRKLLQNQGSYCKIQIHADLAGIERFALAYKS
- a CDS encoding Tic22 family protein, yielding MKSFIRLGATLGIAGSVFLAGLSGIGNLPGIGNLEAVALPQDQIVKKLQEVPVFTLTNPKGEFVVLSRKNNASKPISQVGFFISKQDAQKFLDNRLKKENPQLASTLQVRPLSLADYYKIVQESKKKSDSVIYTLVPTQAQVASATSMLNQNGKKGEQFNGIPLFVPKFKKDNSYLTIPLAKGNERFIPFFFEKEQAVALLDQFKKAVPKEAENTEIQVVDLYGVMEALNSSSDPSINKIVLYPSRESINFIRSLAPNQSPAAAPAPKK